From the genome of Eucalyptus grandis isolate ANBG69807.140 chromosome 2, ASM1654582v1, whole genome shotgun sequence, one region includes:
- the LOC104433333 gene encoding pentatricopeptide repeat-containing protein At2g01390 translates to MRGFLKSLPYVSSKALPLPVPGGGRRSLLRSRVPSKCLHSSHHPAKPGRARRSRGPPAAKEPASADPEAYMRDKIAGVYRILKYSTWDSAQEQLRRLPMRWDSYTVNRVLKTHPPMEKAWLFFNWAAKLRGFKHDQYTYTTMLDIFGEAGRVSSMEHVFEQMVGKGIKVDAVTYTSRMHWHSSAGDVDKAIEIWGEMKEKGRCPTVVSYTAHMKILFDNDRVKEATDVYREMVECGCSPTCHTYTVLMEYLVGCGKYEEALEIFNNMQEAGVSPDKAMCNILIEKCCRAGEVTMIMRILLFMKENCLVLRRPVFQEAMEFLNSAGESDELLRQVNRHFLDECVIKEETAESLVDASDVSVSSENGILLLLLKKQSLIAVDILLALMEDKNMHLDAAITSTIIEENCRRCRVDGVLLAFEYSKKLGIGIEKGAYLSLVGCLIRSNELGRMALVDAIEEMIRAGHSPGSYLASLLIYRLGRARRPTYAVKIFNLLPQDLKTVTSYTALVGVYFCAGAAGKALKVYKSMRKKGIRPTSGTYDLLLAGLRKSGRDSEVELFKKERKSWSSDSCAEGSVSTEEKICDLLFACDAIS, encoded by the exons ATGCGCGGTTTCTTGAAATCTCTCCCTTACGTCTCGAGCAAAGCTCTTCCTCTTCCGGTCCCCGGCGGCGGCCGCCGCTCTCTTCTTCGCTCGAGGGTACCGAGCAAATGCCTCCACTCCTCCCATCACCCTGCAAAACCCGGTCGCGCCCGGCGCTCCCGCGGACCGCCGGCGGCGAAGGAGCCGGCCAGTGCGGACCCGGAGGCGTACATGAGGGACAAGATCGCCGGCGTCTACAGGATCCTCAAGTATTCCACCTGGGACTCCGCTCAGGAGCAGCTCCGGCGGCTGCCCATGAGGTGGGACTCGTACACCGTCAACCGGGTCCTGAAGACCCACCCGCCCATGGAGAAGGCGTGGCTCTTCTTCAACTGGGCCGCCAAGTTGAGGGGCTTCAAGCACGACCAGTACACTTACACGACGATGCTCGACATCTTCGGGGAGGCCGGGCGGGTCTCGTCGATGGAGCACGTGTTCGAGCAGATGGTGGGCAAGGGGATCAAGGTCGACGCGGTCACGTACACGTCGCGGATGCATTGGCACTCGAGCGCCGGGGACGTCGATAAGGCGATCGAGATTTGGGGGGAGATGAAGGAGAAGGGGCGTTGTCCTACCGTCGTGTCGTACACTGCTCATATGAAGATTTTGTTCGATAATGATAGGGTGAAGGAGGCTACTGATGTTTACAGGGAGATGGTCGAATGCGGTTGTTCTCCGACTTGTCACACTTACACTGTTTTGATGGAGTATCTTGTGGGTTGTG GAAAATATGAAGAAGCTCTCGAGATATTTAACAACATGCAAGAAGCTGGTGTTTCACCCGATAAAGCGATGTGCAATATATTGATTGAGAAATGTTGCAGAGCAGGGGAAGTAACCATGATAATGAGAATTCTTCTCTTCATGAAAGAAAACTGTCTTGTTCTTCGTCGTCCTGTTTTTCAGGAAGCAATGGAGTTCTTGAATAGTGCTGGTGAGAGTGATGAACTTCTACGGCAAGTCAATCGCCATTTCTTGGATGAATGTGTGATAAAAGAAGAGACGGCTGAATCCTTGGTAGATGCTTCTGATGTTTCTGTTTCTTCTGAAAATGGGATTCTGTTGCTTTTGTTGAAGAAGCAAAGTCTCATTGCTGTTGATATTCTACTCGCTTTGATGGAGGATAAGAATATGCACTTGGATGCGGCAATTACCTCCACCATAATTGAAGAAAACTGTAGACGATGTAGAGTAGATGGTGTTCTGTTGGCATTTGAATACAGTAAGAAGCTGGGGATTGGTATTGAGAAAGGTGCATATCTTTCACTTGTAGGTTGCTTAATTAGATCGAATGAATTGGGGAGGATGGCATTAGTAGATGCCATTGAGGAAATGATAAGAGCTGGACATTCTCCAGGTTCCTATCTAGCTTCACTTCTAATCTATCGACTAGGCCGTGCTAGAAGACCTACATATGCTGTGAAGATCTTCAATCTATTGCCACAGGATCTTAAAACTGTTACCTCTTATACTGCTCTGGTGGGTGTATACTTCTGTGCTGGGGCTGCTGGTAAAGCACTTAAAGTGTACAAAAGCATGAGGAAGAAAGGAATCCGTCCAACATCAGGAACTTATGATTTACTATTAGCTGGTCTAAGAAAAAGTGGAAGAGATTCGGAAGTGGAGCTCTTcaagaaggaaaggaagagTTGGTCAAGTGACAGTTGTGCAGAAGGTAGTGTCTCCACAGAGGAAAAAATATGTGACCTTCTGTTTGCTTGTGATGCTATCTCTTGA